Proteins encoded in a region of the Isoalcanivorax pacificus W11-5 genome:
- a CDS encoding HdeD family acid-resistance protein, translated as MAMTGYLHRSWWILLLYGVIAAIFGVMALINPLTAGVALAWAFGIMALAEGVISVAALFDRDSSLSRGWLLLYAVASLLFGVLTLINPAATAEVLILFLAAWLIIGGVFRIVFAVRVRKAIRGEWLIALSGLLAILLGALFIASPVAGLVVTTLWIGAIAMVYGALQIIAAFRVRRLEKNL; from the coding sequence ATGGCAATGACCGGATATCTGCATCGAAGCTGGTGGATTCTGCTGCTGTACGGCGTGATCGCCGCGATCTTCGGCGTCATGGCGCTGATCAACCCGCTCACCGCCGGCGTGGCGCTGGCCTGGGCATTCGGCATCATGGCGCTGGCCGAAGGGGTAATCAGTGTTGCCGCGCTGTTCGATCGCGACAGCAGCCTGTCGCGCGGCTGGCTGCTGCTGTACGCGGTGGCCTCACTGCTGTTCGGCGTGCTGACACTGATCAACCCGGCCGCCACGGCAGAAGTGCTGATCCTGTTCCTGGCCGCCTGGCTGATCATCGGCGGCGTGTTCCGGATCGTGTTCGCCGTGCGTGTGCGCAAGGCCATTCGCGGTGAATGGCTGATCGCACTCAGCGGGCTGCTGGCCATACTGCTGGGGGCGCTGTTCATCGCCAGCCCGGTGGCAGGGCTGGTGGTCACGACCCTCTGGATCGGCGCCATCGCCATGGTATATGGGGCCCTGCAGATCATCGCTGCATTCCGCGTGCGGCGTCTGGAAAAAAACCTCTGA
- a CDS encoding LysE family translocator gives MDTLLPFTLFAFVASVTPGPNNVLVLACATRFGFMKAMPMVLGACSGAALVVLLVGTGLARPLADHPMAQQAITGIGLLWLTWLSWQLFRAAPAALEQETDARVRIGFWRMAALQIVNPKVWMLALAVIGVFAVPGAGQAWRVALLSLIFFVVALPSVVLWAWLGASAAKWIASPSRQRLFNRSMAVLLLVSTWYSLLP, from the coding sequence ATGGATACCTTGCTGCCCTTTACGCTGTTTGCATTCGTCGCCTCAGTCACCCCCGGGCCGAACAATGTGCTGGTGCTGGCCTGCGCCACCCGTTTCGGTTTCATGAAAGCCATGCCGATGGTACTGGGCGCCTGCTCCGGTGCTGCGCTGGTGGTGCTGCTGGTGGGCACCGGGCTGGCCCGGCCCCTGGCGGACCACCCGATGGCGCAGCAGGCGATTACCGGCATCGGGCTGCTGTGGCTCACCTGGCTGTCGTGGCAACTGTTCCGCGCCGCGCCGGCGGCACTGGAGCAGGAAACAGACGCGCGCGTGCGCATCGGTTTCTGGCGCATGGCCGCCTTGCAGATTGTCAACCCGAAGGTGTGGATGCTGGCGCTGGCAGTGATCGGCGTGTTCGCCGTGCCGGGCGCAGGGCAGGCATGGCGTGTGGCCCTATTGTCGCTGATCTTTTTCGTCGTGGCACTGCCGTCGGTGGTGCTGTGGGCGTGGCTGGGTGCCAGCGCTGCGAAATGGATTGCGTCCCCCTCTCGGCAGCGGCTGTTCAATCGCAGTATGGCGGTGCTGTTGCTGGTATCGACCTGGTACAGCCTGCTGCCATAA
- a CDS encoding Rrf2 family transcriptional regulator, with amino-acid sequence MNRDSKLSSVLHVLLHMAHHDAPMTSDQLAACLHTNAVVIRRTLAGLREQGYVCSVKGHGGGWQLCCELSKVSLLDIYRAVGAPPVFAMGHRTTNPACLVEQTVNGALDDAFNDAEALLVKRLGSVTLAELAADFSRRLDQCSRRSSR; translated from the coding sequence ATGAATAGAGACAGCAAGCTTTCTTCCGTCCTGCACGTGCTGCTGCACATGGCCCACCACGATGCGCCGATGACCTCGGACCAGCTGGCGGCCTGCCTGCACACCAACGCCGTGGTGATCCGACGCACCCTCGCCGGGCTGCGCGAACAGGGTTATGTGTGCTCGGTGAAAGGCCACGGTGGTGGCTGGCAACTGTGCTGTGAACTGAGCAAGGTCTCGCTGCTGGATATCTACCGAGCCGTCGGCGCGCCGCCTGTGTTCGCCATGGGTCATCGCACGACGAACCCCGCCTGCCTGGTCGAACAGACCGTCAACGGCGCCTTGGATGACGCCTTCAACGACGCCGAAGCGCTACTGGTGAAACGCCTCGGCAGCGTGACACTTGCCGAACTGGCGGCGGATTTCAGCCGGCGACTGGATCAATGCTCCCGGAGATCATCAAGATGA
- a CDS encoding diacylglycerol/lipid kinase family protein has product MTPTSRPAEHTLPEMTLTGDEPLFIVLNTGSGRHAAGEVEQTIRDVLGNAGRQFELMPVNSGRQLPSTAQRAVARARAEQGVVVAAGGDGTLNAVSQAVLGSGLPFGILPQGTFNYFGRTYGISQDTGTALACLLDAVIQPVPVGLLNEHVFLVNASLGLYPTLLEDREAWKQRFGRSRLVALWAALATLMRAHRQLDLVLDYTEGQQRVRTPTLVVGNNALQLEHIGIDHLDDIAQGRLVAMTARELGTLDLYGLLLRGLLSSMGEAENVITFGFDSMTVRFGRRRRIKVAMDGEIIWLRTPLVFRVAPDRLPLLVPRDPALRERV; this is encoded by the coding sequence ATGACGCCCACTTCCCGCCCAGCCGAGCACACCCTGCCGGAGATGACGCTGACCGGTGACGAGCCGTTGTTCATCGTGCTCAATACCGGGTCAGGCCGTCACGCGGCAGGTGAGGTCGAGCAGACCATTCGTGACGTACTGGGCAACGCCGGCCGCCAGTTCGAATTGATGCCGGTCAACAGCGGGCGGCAACTGCCGTCCACTGCCCAGCGTGCCGTGGCGCGTGCCCGCGCCGAACAGGGTGTGGTCGTGGCGGCCGGTGGCGATGGCACGCTCAATGCCGTCAGCCAGGCGGTGCTCGGCAGTGGCCTGCCGTTCGGTATTCTGCCGCAAGGCACATTCAATTATTTCGGACGCACCTACGGTATTTCCCAGGACACCGGCACCGCACTCGCATGTTTGCTGGATGCCGTGATACAGCCCGTGCCGGTCGGGCTGCTCAACGAGCATGTATTTCTGGTCAACGCGAGCCTGGGCCTGTATCCGACCCTGCTGGAGGATCGCGAAGCCTGGAAGCAGCGTTTTGGCCGCAGCCGGCTGGTGGCCCTGTGGGCGGCACTGGCCACGCTGATGCGCGCACACCGGCAACTGGATCTCGTGCTCGACTACACCGAAGGCCAGCAGCGCGTGCGCACCCCGACTCTGGTGGTGGGCAATAACGCGCTGCAGCTGGAACACATCGGCATTGATCATCTGGACGATATTGCACAAGGCCGTCTGGTCGCGATGACGGCGCGTGAACTGGGCACGCTGGACCTGTACGGGTTGTTGCTGCGTGGTTTGCTCAGCAGCATGGGGGAAGCCGAGAACGTGATCACGTTCGGCTTCGACAGCATGACCGTCCGCTTCGGCCGCCGGCGTCGCATCAAGGTGGCCATGGACGGCGAAATCATCTGGCTGCGTACGCCGCTGGTATTTCGTGTTGCGCCGGACCGGCTGCCCTTGCTGGTGCCGCGCGACCCCGCGCTGCGGGAGCGCGTCTGA
- a CDS encoding NAD(P)/FAD-dependent oxidoreductase, which produces MTDSPDASPVAIIGGGPAGLMAAEVIARAGVPVTLFDAMPSVGRKFLLAGIGGMNITHSEAMPAFLDRFGNRRDWLAGWLDDFGPDALRDWIHTLGIDTFVGTSGRVFPTDMKAAPLLRAWLRRLRALGVTLHTRHRWQGWHPDGALRLRGPAGELSVPARATVLALGGASWPRLGSDGHWQALLAERGVTVAPLRAANCGFEVAGWSRLLTEKFAGAPVKNVRLALPGDAAREGEFVITEHGVEGSLIYALSARLREHIDRHGAATLQLNLLPHFTPATILAALQAPRGSQTLSAHLRKRLRLSGVRAALLHELTTPADRHDPVRLAEMLQALPLTLVRPRPIDEAISSAGGVSPQALDSHLMLRDLPGVFCAGEMLDWDAPTGGYLLTGCFASGHRAAQGVLQWLAR; this is translated from the coding sequence ATGACCGACAGCCCAGACGCCTCCCCGGTCGCCATCATCGGTGGTGGCCCGGCCGGCCTGATGGCCGCAGAAGTCATCGCCCGCGCCGGCGTTCCCGTGACACTGTTTGATGCCATGCCTTCCGTCGGCCGCAAGTTCCTGCTGGCCGGCATCGGCGGCATGAACATCACCCACTCGGAAGCCATGCCGGCGTTCCTTGACCGCTTTGGCAACCGCCGCGACTGGCTCGCCGGCTGGCTGGACGATTTTGGCCCGGACGCCCTGCGCGACTGGATACACACCCTCGGTATCGACACGTTTGTCGGCACCTCCGGACGCGTCTTCCCCACCGACATGAAAGCCGCACCGCTGCTGCGCGCCTGGCTGCGCCGTCTGCGCGCGCTGGGTGTCACGTTGCATACCCGGCATCGCTGGCAGGGCTGGCACCCCGACGGCGCATTGCGTCTGCGCGGCCCTGCCGGCGAACTGAGTGTACCGGCCCGCGCCACCGTGCTTGCCCTGGGCGGTGCAAGCTGGCCCCGGCTCGGCTCCGATGGCCACTGGCAGGCCCTGCTGGCAGAACGAGGCGTCACGGTAGCGCCGCTGCGGGCCGCCAATTGTGGCTTTGAGGTCGCTGGCTGGAGCCGCCTGCTGACGGAGAAATTTGCCGGCGCCCCTGTCAAGAATGTGCGCCTGGCACTGCCGGGCGACGCCGCCCGGGAAGGGGAGTTCGTCATTACCGAACATGGCGTGGAAGGCAGCCTTATCTATGCACTGTCCGCCCGCCTGCGCGAGCATATCGACCGGCATGGCGCGGCCACGCTGCAACTGAACCTGTTGCCGCACTTTACGCCGGCGACCATTCTCGCTGCCCTGCAGGCACCGCGCGGCTCGCAAACCCTGTCAGCGCATCTGCGCAAGCGATTGCGCCTCAGCGGCGTGCGCGCCGCCCTGCTGCACGAACTGACCACACCGGCCGACCGGCACGATCCCGTGCGGCTGGCCGAGATGCTGCAGGCCCTGCCGCTGACCCTGGTACGGCCGCGCCCGATCGACGAGGCCATCAGCAGCGCCGGCGGTGTATCGCCGCAGGCACTGGACAGCCATCTGATGCTGCGCGATCTGCCCGGCGTCTTCTGCGCCGGAGAAATGCTCGACTGGGACGCCCCCACCGGGGGCTATCTGCTGACCGGCTGTTTTGCCAGCGGCCATCGCGCCGCCCAGGGGGTGCTGCAGTGGCTGGCGCGTTGA
- a CDS encoding aminotransferase class I/II-fold pyridoxal phosphate-dependent enzyme has protein sequence MNITGQTAAEIFDSVRQLVHAGCLPPGEALPPVRQLASVLGVNRNTVASAYRRLVAAGVAVTRGRHGTLIRSSPQLPEHERRIHDALVHDLGSGNPAVQWLPDPIDALASAGYRPVLYGDAAIAPVLAQQGRAWFDADSPGDYQVQLTHGAVDALERLLGSGLTAGDRVAIEEPCYLSGLRTVLALALEPVGVAVDAFGMQPAALQQALEAGAQAVVITPRAHNPTGASLSGERAAALRQVLKRFPHVLVIEDDHFALLAQARYYPVIPARMPRWARIRSVSKALGPDLRLAIVASDPDTAQQLSLRLVRGNTWVSHLLQQTVAACLASPAVLQQVQAAGADYASRRAALVAALSRRGLLPWLPSEGLNLWLPVPVASQPLAERLLRRGWWVRAGEVFALQQPMQALRITIATLAARDAERLAEDIVALIEDAG, from the coding sequence ATGAATATAACCGGACAAACCGCTGCGGAAATCTTCGACAGCGTGCGACAACTGGTGCATGCCGGCTGTCTGCCACCCGGCGAAGCCTTGCCGCCTGTGCGGCAACTGGCGTCAGTGCTGGGCGTGAATCGCAACACAGTGGCCTCGGCGTATCGCCGGTTGGTGGCCGCCGGCGTGGCGGTGACGCGTGGGCGTCACGGCACGCTGATCCGTTCTTCTCCACAACTCCCTGAGCATGAAAGGCGCATTCATGATGCCCTGGTGCACGATCTTGGCAGCGGCAACCCGGCGGTGCAGTGGCTGCCGGACCCGATTGATGCACTGGCCAGCGCCGGCTACCGTCCGGTGCTGTACGGTGACGCCGCCATCGCGCCGGTGCTGGCCCAGCAGGGCAGGGCGTGGTTCGACGCGGACAGTCCCGGTGATTATCAGGTGCAGCTCACCCACGGTGCGGTCGATGCCCTGGAACGTCTGCTGGGAAGCGGGCTGACAGCGGGGGATCGCGTGGCGATTGAAGAGCCCTGCTATCTCAGTGGCCTGCGTACCGTGCTGGCGCTGGCACTGGAGCCGGTCGGGGTGGCAGTGGATGCCTTCGGCATGCAGCCGGCGGCATTGCAGCAGGCGCTGGAGGCCGGCGCCCAGGCGGTAGTCATCACGCCGCGCGCGCATAATCCCACCGGGGCAAGCCTGTCCGGGGAACGGGCTGCTGCGCTGCGTCAGGTCCTGAAACGCTTTCCGCATGTCCTGGTGATCGAAGACGATCATTTCGCGTTGCTGGCGCAGGCGCGGTATTACCCGGTGATTCCCGCACGCATGCCGCGCTGGGCGCGTATCCGGTCGGTTTCCAAGGCGTTGGGGCCGGATCTGCGTCTGGCGATCGTGGCCAGTGATCCGGACACTGCGCAACAGTTGTCCCTGCGGCTGGTGCGCGGCAACACCTGGGTCAGCCACCTGTTGCAGCAGACGGTGGCGGCGTGTCTGGCATCGCCTGCGGTGTTGCAACAGGTGCAGGCGGCGGGTGCGGATTACGCCAGCCGGCGTGCGGCGCTGGTTGCAGCGTTGTCCCGGCGCGGTCTGTTGCCCTGGTTGCCGTCTGAAGGGCTGAACCTCTGGTTGCCGGTGCCGGTGGCTTCGCAGCCGCTGGCGGAGCGGTTATTGCGGCGTGGCTGGTGGGTCAGGGCGGGCGAGGTGTTTGCCTTGCAGCAACCGATGCAGGCGCTGCGCATCACCATTGCCACTCTGGCGGCGCGGGATGCCGAGCGGCTGGCGGAGGATATTGTTGCGTTGATTGAAGACGCCGGCTGA
- a CDS encoding LysR substrate-binding domain-containing protein, which translates to MTHRRLPSLSALRAFEAAARHLSAKQAAAELSVTPTAISHQIRLLEDTLGVALFIRKPRQLLLTPQGRLLLGTLADAFDTIADTVARLQAPPARQVITLSTTPAIAMRWLLSWVCILRSSHPTLDLRIHASHDVVPLDGVTADLAIRYGRGPWAGMVSEKLFDNLFVPACSPLLGLTEARDLPRHPLIHFAPPNEKGSPVDWPGWQKLARIPGLDPTAGLTFSDETHTISAAVSGQGVALMSRALIMDELDSGRLVEPFGPTLPAEPFHLVYPENRQQDPLILAVRDWVLNLPGGQCVLP; encoded by the coding sequence ATGACACACCGCCGCCTGCCATCGCTTTCTGCCCTGCGCGCCTTTGAGGCCGCCGCCCGGCATCTCAGTGCCAAGCAGGCTGCGGCAGAACTTTCCGTCACCCCGACCGCCATCAGCCACCAGATCCGGCTGCTGGAAGACACGCTCGGCGTAGCCCTGTTCATCCGCAAACCGCGCCAGCTGTTGCTGACACCACAGGGACGCCTGTTGCTCGGCACCCTGGCAGACGCTTTCGACACCATCGCCGATACCGTCGCGCGCCTGCAGGCACCACCGGCCCGGCAGGTGATCACGCTGTCGACCACGCCGGCAATTGCCATGCGCTGGCTGTTGTCATGGGTGTGCATTCTGCGCAGCAGCCACCCGACACTGGACCTGCGCATTCACGCTTCGCACGATGTGGTGCCGCTGGACGGTGTTACCGCCGATCTGGCCATTCGTTACGGGCGCGGCCCCTGGGCCGGCATGGTGTCGGAAAAACTGTTCGATAACCTGTTTGTGCCGGCGTGCAGCCCGCTGCTCGGCCTGACGGAAGCGCGGGACTTGCCACGCCATCCGCTGATCCATTTCGCGCCCCCGAATGAAAAAGGATCACCGGTGGACTGGCCCGGCTGGCAGAAACTGGCCCGGATACCGGGCCTGGACCCGACCGCCGGGCTGACGTTTTCCGACGAGACGCACACCATCTCCGCCGCCGTCAGCGGCCAGGGCGTGGCATTGATGAGCCGCGCCCTGATCATGGACGAACTGGACAGCGGCCGGCTGGTGGAGCCATTTGGCCCAACCCTGCCGGCAGAGCCCTTTCATCTGGTCTATCCGGAAAACCGCCAGCAGGACCCGCTGATTCTCGCCGTGCGCGACTGGGTGCTCAACCTGCCCGGCGGCCAGTGCGTTCTGCCCTGA
- a CDS encoding AraC family transcriptional regulator: MTSGDWVRFARHDETGIETLQAHFEGHAFDPHWHDTYLIGVTEQGVQRFSCGRAQHDSTPGQVMLLEPGEVHDGDAPTPGGFTYQVMYLAPQWLDTALRDLFEQVPDGFQLGFSAPLISDPQLARAINQAFMILHQPVHGHPPALRMVRDTALDHLLHQLTRQAHWRRPLASSPMPRSVQRAREFLHAHFAEDIGLDALARAAGTDRFRLARAFKCVTGLPPHAYLVQLRLNRARQLLARGLSPVSVAAAVGFADQSHLGRWFRRAYGLTPARYRRQCSNLPD; encoded by the coding sequence ATGACTTCCGGCGACTGGGTCCGCTTTGCCCGCCACGATGAAACCGGCATCGAGACACTGCAGGCCCATTTCGAAGGCCACGCCTTTGATCCGCACTGGCACGACACCTACCTGATCGGCGTGACCGAGCAGGGCGTGCAGCGATTCAGTTGTGGCCGCGCGCAACACGACAGCACCCCCGGCCAGGTGATGCTGCTAGAGCCGGGCGAGGTGCACGATGGCGACGCACCGACTCCGGGTGGCTTTACCTACCAGGTGATGTACCTGGCGCCACAGTGGCTTGATACCGCGCTGCGCGACCTGTTCGAGCAGGTGCCGGACGGGTTCCAGCTTGGTTTCAGCGCGCCCTTGATCAGCGACCCGCAGCTGGCGCGGGCCATCAATCAGGCGTTCATGATTCTGCATCAACCCGTGCACGGGCATCCGCCTGCCTTGCGCATGGTGCGCGACACCGCGCTGGATCACCTGCTGCACCAGTTGACCCGTCAGGCGCACTGGCGTCGCCCGCTGGCCTCGTCGCCGATGCCGCGTTCGGTGCAGCGCGCGCGGGAATTCTTGCATGCCCACTTTGCCGAGGACATCGGCCTGGACGCGTTGGCGCGGGCCGCCGGCACGGACCGTTTCCGGCTGGCCCGTGCATTCAAGTGTGTGACGGGCCTGCCGCCGCATGCCTATCTGGTGCAATTGCGGCTCAACCGTGCCCGGCAACTGCTGGCACGCGGGCTGTCGCCGGTCAGTGTGGCAGCGGCCGTGGGCTTCGCCGACCAGAGCCACCTGGGGCGCTGGTTCCGCCGCGCCTACGGTCTGACGCCGGCGCGTTACCGCCGGCAGTGCTCAAATCTTCCAGACTGA
- a CDS encoding GNAT family N-acetyltransferase gives MITLRNATPDDLDLLRRWDDMPHVLDADPNDDWGWETELHRQPDWREQLIAEYRGRPVGFVQIIDPAREDSHYWGHDVPANLRAIDIWIGEAQDLGRGFGTLMMQQALARCFADPLVTAVLIDPLSSNHRAHRFYERLGFQYVEERRFGDDHCRVYQLMRAIWQAQHPSPWQAVEKQPALTDQSSRQKNQER, from the coding sequence ATGATTACGCTGCGCAACGCCACACCGGATGATCTGGATTTATTACGACGCTGGGACGATATGCCGCACGTCCTGGACGCGGACCCGAACGACGACTGGGGCTGGGAAACCGAGCTGCACCGGCAACCGGACTGGCGCGAACAGCTGATTGCTGAATACCGGGGCCGTCCGGTCGGCTTTGTGCAAATCATCGACCCGGCACGCGAGGACAGCCATTACTGGGGGCACGATGTGCCGGCGAACCTGCGCGCCATCGATATCTGGATCGGCGAAGCGCAGGATCTCGGGCGGGGCTTTGGCACCCTGATGATGCAGCAGGCGCTGGCGCGCTGCTTTGCCGATCCATTGGTGACGGCGGTACTGATTGATCCGCTGTCGTCCAATCACCGCGCGCACCGCTTTTATGAGCGGCTCGGGTTCCAATACGTGGAAGAGCGCCGTTTTGGCGATGATCATTGCCGTGTTTATCAACTCATGCGAGCCATCTGGCAGGCACAGCATCCCTCTCCCTGGCAGGCTGTTGAAAAACAGCCTGCGCTGACGGATCAATCAAGCCGTCAGAAAAATCAAGAGCGATAA
- a CDS encoding SRPBCC family protein — protein MTAETFNPDTDLMLSRRVDVPREAIWRAWTTPSLVTQWFTPAPWRTLACEIDLRPGGLFRTVMQSPEGEEFPNAGCILDVVAGRRLVFTDALGEGFRPNAESFFTAIIELEDDGDGTLYTAYALHKDAAGRQAHEEMGFTEGWGKALDQLVALVKSLD, from the coding sequence ATGACTGCCGAAACATTCAATCCGGACACCGACCTCATGCTCAGCCGCCGTGTGGATGTGCCGCGCGAGGCCATCTGGCGTGCATGGACCACACCATCGCTGGTGACCCAATGGTTCACGCCCGCCCCCTGGCGCACCCTTGCCTGCGAGATCGACCTGCGCCCGGGCGGCCTGTTCCGCACGGTGATGCAGTCACCGGAAGGCGAAGAGTTCCCCAATGCCGGCTGCATTCTCGACGTGGTGGCAGGGCGGCGGCTGGTCTTTACCGATGCGCTGGGCGAGGGATTTCGCCCGAATGCGGAAAGTTTCTTTACCGCCATCATCGAGCTGGAAGACGACGGTGATGGCACGCTTTACACCGCCTATGCGCTGCACAAGGACGCCGCTGGCCGTCAGGCCCACGAAGAAATGGGTTTTACCGAGGGCTGGGGCAAGGCGCTGGATCAACTGGTGGCGTTGGTCAAATCCCTGGATTGA
- a CDS encoding DegV family protein: MRIGILVDSTCDLPESDFEQHNIRVMPISIRLGDELLVDERDSEATAHFYAEQIESKGVDAESIPYSTEQIQSVFLERLVLDYDLVFCITVSSRHSPIFDNATRASFGILKQYRNVRAAAQVPGPFSMRVIDSKTIFAGTAVLVAEAAALIEAGVAPNEIRLKIDEMIPNICGYMVPSNLGYVRDRGFRKNERRGLGDTMRGVALTVGSALSMHPVISIYRGEENPATVNRSYEKSVKRMLDHVTDRIKAGELMSGSVCMSFAGDVRKVPIMPGFDDLAKAARERNIALKLSTMSATGAVNVGAGCLFVAYAGKQVKM; the protein is encoded by the coding sequence ATGCGTATCGGCATCCTGGTGGATTCTACGTGCGACCTGCCGGAATCTGACTTCGAACAACATAATATCCGTGTCATGCCTATCTCCATCCGGCTGGGGGACGAACTGCTGGTGGATGAACGTGACAGTGAGGCCACCGCCCACTTTTACGCCGAGCAGATCGAGAGCAAGGGGGTCGATGCCGAGTCCATTCCGTATTCCACGGAGCAGATCCAGTCGGTGTTCCTCGAACGTCTGGTGCTGGATTACGACCTGGTGTTCTGTATTACCGTCTCCAGCCGCCACAGCCCGATTTTCGATAACGCCACGCGCGCCTCCTTCGGCATTCTCAAACAGTATCGCAACGTCCGGGCCGCGGCGCAGGTGCCGGGGCCCTTTTCCATGCGCGTGATCGACAGCAAGACCATCTTCGCCGGCACGGCGGTGCTGGTGGCGGAAGCTGCCGCGCTGATCGAGGCCGGTGTGGCACCCAACGAAATCCGTCTGAAAATCGACGAGATGATCCCCAATATCTGCGGCTACATGGTGCCGTCGAATCTTGGCTATGTGCGTGATCGCGGTTTTCGCAAGAACGAGCGGCGCGGGCTCGGCGACACCATGCGCGGTGTGGCACTGACGGTCGGTTCGGCGTTGTCCATGCACCCGGTGATCAGCATTTATCGCGGTGAGGAGAACCCGGCCACGGTCAATCGCAGCTATGAAAAATCGGTGAAGCGCATGCTGGATCATGTGACAGACCGCATCAAGGCCGGCGAACTGATGTCCGGCAGTGTCTGCATGAGCTTTGCCGGGGATGTGCGCAAGGTGCCGATCATGCCGGGTTTTGATGACCTGGCGAAGGCGGCGCGTGAGCGGAACATTGCCCTGAAACTCTCGACCATGAGTGCCACCGGTGCGGTGAATGTGGGGGCCGGGTGTCTGTTTGTCGCCTACGCAGGCAAGCAGGTAAAAATGTAG
- a CDS encoding FMN-dependent NADH-azoreductase: protein MKRILHLDASARPGRAGIDPHGSVTRLLTRRVVDRWQTLRPDTAVTYRDVGAAPPAPVSAAWIEAAFAPEAAHAPWMDEVLAESDQLIEEVRAADALVLGVPLYNFSVPSAFKAWIDNIIRIGRTVIVNPDSLDDPYTPLLADRPVILIVSRGGFGMNEGGPLAHMNHLEASVRTALGFIGLTSLHEVAVEYQELGGDLLASSLRNAETCLDELVMSLQSRAPARAPAVPQPLSA, encoded by the coding sequence ATGAAGCGCATTCTGCATCTGGACGCCAGCGCCCGCCCCGGCCGCGCCGGGATTGATCCACACGGGTCGGTGACCCGCCTGCTGACCCGCCGTGTTGTGGACCGCTGGCAGACCCTCCGGCCCGACACCGCCGTCACCTACCGCGACGTGGGGGCTGCCCCGCCCGCACCGGTCAGCGCTGCCTGGATCGAGGCCGCCTTCGCACCGGAGGCCGCTCATGCCCCCTGGATGGACGAGGTGCTTGCCGAAAGTGATCAGTTGATCGAGGAAGTGCGTGCGGCCGATGCGCTGGTCCTTGGTGTCCCGCTGTACAACTTCAGTGTGCCGTCGGCGTTCAAGGCCTGGATCGACAACATCATTCGCATCGGCCGTACCGTGATCGTCAATCCGGACTCACTGGATGATCCGTACACGCCACTGTTGGCTGACCGGCCGGTGATCCTGATTGTGTCGCGGGGTGGTTTTGGCATGAACGAGGGCGGCCCGCTGGCGCACATGAATCACCTCGAAGCAAGTGTGCGCACCGCGCTGGGTTTTATTGGCCTGACCTCGCTGCATGAAGTCGCGGTGGAATACCAGGAACTGGGTGGTGATCTGCTGGCGTCTTCCTTGCGCAATGCAGAAACGTGCCTGGATGAACTGGTCATGTCATTGCAATCCAGGGCGCCTGCCAGGGCGCCTGCCGTACCGCAGCCATTGAGTGCCTGA
- a CDS encoding metallophosphoesterase family protein, whose translation MLILHLSDPHFGTEQSHVVSALRQFITQHQPELVLLGGDITQRARRSQFSAARAFVDDLPCPALVVPGNHDIPLFNLFARLFNPYGNYRRAFGDGLEPVLERERLLVVGVNSTTPGRHKNGEVSAAQIERVRARLARATPQQLRIVLLHHPVRALQETDVANLLVGHEQAVPAWVDAGLDLLLAGHIHLPYVLPLRGRQGDTGRRGWTVQAGTALSYRVRGNVPNSFNLIRYRQPGECVAERWDYSLLARAFLCEERNELPLSR comes from the coding sequence ATGCTGATCCTGCATTTGTCCGATCCGCACTTCGGCACCGAGCAGTCGCATGTCGTGTCCGCGCTCAGGCAGTTCATCACGCAGCACCAGCCGGAACTGGTGTTGCTCGGCGGTGACATTACCCAGCGTGCACGGCGCAGCCAGTTCAGTGCCGCACGCGCTTTCGTCGACGATTTGCCGTGCCCTGCGCTGGTGGTGCCCGGCAACCACGATATTCCACTGTTCAACCTGTTTGCGCGCCTGTTCAACCCTTACGGCAATTACCGCCGCGCCTTTGGTGACGGGCTGGAGCCCGTGCTGGAGCGAGAACGGCTGCTGGTGGTGGGCGTCAACAGCACGACGCCGGGGCGGCACAAAAACGGTGAGGTGTCCGCCGCGCAGATTGAGCGAGTGCGCGCACGGCTGGCCCGGGCCACGCCGCAACAGTTGCGGATCGTGCTGCTGCATCACCCTGTGCGGGCGTTGCAGGAAACGGATGTCGCCAACCTGCTGGTTGGTCACGAGCAGGCGGTGCCGGCCTGGGTCGATGCCGGGCTGGACCTGTTGCTCGCGGGGCACATTCACCTGCCGTACGTGCTGCCGCTGCGCGGCCGGCAGGGCGATACCGGCCGCCGCGGCTGGACAGTGCAGGCGGGGACCGCGCTGTCCTACCGGGTGCGCGGCAATGTGCCGAATTCCTTCAACCTGATTCGTTACCGGCAGCCCGGAGAATGCGTCGCCGAGCGCTGGGATTACTCTCTGCTGGCGCGCGCTTTTCTGTGCGAGGAACGCAACGAGCTGCCGCTGTCCCGCTGA